The following coding sequences are from one bacterium window:
- a CDS encoding YjbQ family protein, with protein MRTLELETRSRQEVVDLTARVQAAVTASGLVDGLCHLFVPHTTAGLAINENADPDVKRDILHALDRLVPADPAFRHAEGNSPAHVKSVLCGSGATLFVTAGRLELGSWGGVYFCEFDGPRRRRLLLRVQ; from the coding sequence GTGAGGACCCTCGAGCTGGAGACGCGGAGCCGGCAAGAGGTCGTCGATCTCACGGCCCGCGTGCAGGCGGCGGTGACCGCGAGCGGGCTCGTCGACGGACTCTGCCACCTCTTCGTGCCCCACACGACGGCGGGCCTGGCGATCAACGAGAACGCCGACCCGGACGTGAAGCGGGACATCCTGCACGCGCTCGACCGGCTCGTGCCCGCCGATCCCGCCTTCCGCCACGCCGAGGGCAACAGCCCCGCGCACGTCAAGAGCGTGCTCTGCGGCAGCGGCGCGACGCTCTTCGTCACGGCGGGTCGCCTCGAGCTGGGCAGCTGGGGCGGGGTCTACTTCTGCGAGTTCGACGGACCCCGGCGCCGCCGGCTGCTCCTGCGCGTGCAGG